One window from the genome of Apus apus isolate bApuApu2 chromosome 12, bApuApu2.pri.cur, whole genome shotgun sequence encodes:
- the STARD8 gene encoding stAR-related lipid transfer protein 8 isoform X3, with the protein MTLNTCASMKLEVHFQRKQNEDSEEEDLCAISDRWTFQRDSKRWSRVGSVDILSQGSEVLNSSMRPVSSRESILTDLSTNPEAVSLHSSGSSGSTGGTLGTGTVPPSPLSPPCAIATSSHSLSQHSLPEQPPGRGQGSKEKLKKRRSRSFLKRIESLRRKDKEKADLEEKVAPQGSVAAAPGWGSLKMNVAATKASSPKRGISASFRGKKHFFSVSYRTHRLQGSGGSKGSSDSKRGAVYLEDPGAAAAAGACQHHQQPCRGGCRVYIPRDHKPGTFPKSLSIESLCPLGGSSLAHWKSGNAGAGLEGGGGSSSSAGGSSSPRGFTCRRRRGSCSSLGSRVSVYDNVPETGSSEDFCKADGEVTYENLDDILQHMWGLQQKVELWYKAISPDLAGEERGEEDEEEEEDEDDDGESDSGGEPSNLHFEERSMSDVGTSASDFDSTGNSLNEAEEMEMRERRDSGVGASLTRPCRKLRWHSFQNSHRPSLNSASLEINRQSSAQLNLLQKCSLLRLTAIMEKYSVPHKQAWTWTVPKFMKRSKVPDYRDKTVFGVPPIINVQRTGQPLPQSIQQALRYIRSQCLDQVGIFRKSGVKSRIQALRHMNETSPDHVSYEGQSAYDVADLLKQYFRDLPEPIFTSKLTDTFLQIYQFVPKEQRLQAVQAAVILMPDENREVLQTLLYFLSDIASAEENQMTAGNLAVCLAPSIFHLNVSKKESTSPRVIHKRGTMGKPDQKDLNENMAATQGLSHMITDCKKLFQVSHDILLQLSSSYMAADAYPHPLADFMCQGESKDLHSYFEQSVQNLLKESSEKFKGWLSTPGPLNTELSCKKVGDGHPLRLWKVSTEVEAPPATVLHRVLRERHLWDEDLLQSKVVEALEKNMEVYHYVTDSMAPHPRRDCVVLRRWCTDLPRGACLLISISVEHDKLLVEGGGVKAIVLMSQYLIEPSAMGRSKVTHICRADLRGRSPEWYNKVFGHLCAMELARIRDSFPALSSNGPETKI; encoded by the exons ATGACCCTGAACACGTGTGCCTCCATGAAGCTGGAAGTTCACTTTCAGCGTAAACAG AATGAAGACTCTGAGGAGGAAGACCTGTGTGCCATCAGTGACCGGTGGACTTTCCAGAGGGACAGCAAGAGGTGGTCCCGGGTGGGGTCCGTCGACATCCTCTCCCAGGGCTCTGAGGTCCTGAACTCCAGCATGAGGCCGGTGTCCAGCCGTGAGAGCATCCTCACGGACCTCAGCACCAACCCGGAGGCTGTGTCCCTGCacagcagcggcagcagcggcagcaccGGTGGCACGCTGGGCACTGGGACTGTGCCACCCAGTCCCCTGTCCCCTCCTTGTGCCATCGCCACCTCCAGCCACAGCCTGAGCCAGCACTCCTTGCCAGAGCAGCCCCCAGGCCGTGGCCAGGGCTCcaaggagaagctgaagaagCGACGGTCTCGCAGCTTCCTGAAGAGGATCGAGTCCCTCCGAaggaaggacaaggagaaaGCCGACCTGGAAGAGAAGGTGGCCCCGCAGGGCAGCGTCGCAGCCGCACCAGGATGGGGGTCCCTGAAGATGAACGTGGCAGCCACCAAGGCCAGCTCCCCTAAAAGAGGGATATCTGCCTCTTTCCGTGGCAAAAAACACTTCTTCTCGGTATCGTACAGGACTCACCGCTTGCAGGGCTCGGGTGGGAGCAAGGGGAGCTCCGACTCAAAGCGTGGTGCCGTCTACCTGGAGGACCCGGGGGCGGCTGCGGCGGCCGGAGCctgccagcaccaccagcagccgTGCCGGGGGGGCTGCCGCGTCTACATCCCCCGGGACCACAAGCCGGGCACCTTCCCCAAATCCCTCTCCATCGAGAGCTTGTGTCCCTTGGGCGGCAGCTCCCTGGCCCACTGGAAATCGGGGAATGCAGGGgcggggctggagggaggaggaggcagcagcagcagcgcggGGGGCTCGTCCTCCCCACGGGGCTTCACCTGCCGCCGGCGCCGcggctcctgcagctccctgggcagccggGTCAGCGTGTACGACAACGTGCCAGAGACTGGCAGCAGCGAGGATTTCTGCAAGGCGGACGGGGAGGTGACCTACGAGAACCTCGACGACATCCTGCAGCACATGTGGGGCCTGCAGCAGAAGGTGGAGCTCTGGTATAAAGCCATCTCCCCCGacctggctggggaggagcgGGGcgaggaggatgaggaggaggaggaggacgaggACGATGATGGGGAATCGGACTCGGGAGGAGAACCCTCCAACCTGCACTTCGAAGAGCGGTCCATGTCGGACGTCGGCACCTCTGCCAGTGACTTTGACAGCACGGGCAACTCCCTGAACGAGGCCGAGGAGATGGAGATGCGGGAGCGCCGGGACTCCGGGGTGGGAGCGTCGCTCACCAGGCCCTGCAG AAAGCTGCGCTGGCACAGTTTCCAGAACTCGCACCGGCCCAGCCTGAACTCTGCCTCCCTGGAGATCAACCGCCAGTCTTCAGCCCAGCTCAACCTGCTCCAGAAGTGCTCCCTGCTCCGCCTCACGGCCATCATGGAGAAGTACTCCGTGCCCCACAAGCAAGCCTGGACGTG GACTGTGCCCAAGTTCATGAAGCGCAGTAAAGTCCCCGACTACAGGGACAAGACAGTCTTTGGGGTGCCACCCATCATCAACGTGCAGCGGACGGGGCAGCCGCTGCCGCAGAGCATCCAGCAAGCCCTGCGCTACATCCGCAGCCAGTGTCTGGACCAG GTTGGTATTTTCCGCAAGTCAGGGGTGAAGTCCCGGATCCAGGCTCTGCGGCACATGAACGAGACCAGCCCTGACCACGTCAGCTACGAGGGGCAGTCTGCCTACGACGTGGCTGACCTGCTGAAGCAGTATTTCCGTGACCTGCCCGAGCCCATCTTCACCAGCAAGCTGACGGACACCTTCCTGCAGATCTACCAGT TCGTGCCCAAGGAGCAGCGGCTGCAGGCGGTGCAGGCGGCCGTCATCCTGATGCCCGACGAGAACCGGGAGGTTCTGCAGACCCTGCTCTACTTCCTGAGTGACATTGCTTCTGCTGAGGAGAACCAGATGACCGCCGGGAACCTGGCCGTGTGCCTGGCCCCCTCCATCTTCCACCTCAATGTGTCCAAGAAGGAAAGCACCTCTCCAAG GGTGATACACAAGAGAGGCACCATGGGGAAGCCTGACCAGAAGGACCTCAATGAGAACATGGCTGCGACGCAGGGGCTTTCCCACATGATCACTGACTGTAAGAAGCTCTTCCAG GTCTCCCATGACATCttgctccagctgagcagctcctATATGGCAGCAGATGCTTACCCCCACCCCCTGGCTGACTTCATGTGCCAGGGGGAAAGCAAGGACTTACACTCCTACTTTGAGCAGAGTGTCCAGAACCTGCTCAAAGAGTCGTCTGAGAAGTTCAAGGGGTGGCTGAGCACCCCAGGGCCCCTGAACACAGAGCTCTCCTGCAAAAAG GTTGGAGATGGGCACCCTCTGCGCTTGTGGAAGGTCTCCACAGAGGTGGAAGCCCCCCCGGCCACGGTGCTGCACCGGGTGCTCCGGGAGCGTCACCTCTGGGACGAggacctgctgcagagcaaagtgGTGGAGGCCCTGGAGAAGAACATGGAGGTCTATCACTACGTGACCGACAGCATGGCACCCCACCCACGCCGGGACTGCGTGGTGCTCCG GCGCTGGTGCACAGACCTGCCACGGGGAGCCTGCCTGCTCATCTCCATCTCGGTGGAGCACGACAAGCTGCTggtggagggaggaggtgtCAAAGCCATCGTCCTGATGTCCCAGTACCTCATCGAGCCCAGCGCCATGGGGCGTTCCAAAGTGACCCATATCTGCAGAGCTGACCTCAG GGGCCGGTCTCCCGAGTGGTACAACAAGGTCTTTGGCCACCTCTGCGCCATGGAGCTGGCAAGGATCCGAGACTCTTTCCCAGCCCTGAGTTCCAACGGCCCTGAGACAAAGATCTGA
- the STARD8 gene encoding stAR-related lipid transfer protein 8 isoform X2 — protein sequence MLFYQFSPSTIRETEAKKACEWLRAAGFPQYAQLYEDSLFPLDIGAVKKDHSFLDQDSLKSLCRRLMTLNTCASMKLEVHFQRKQNEDSEEEDLCAISDRWTFQRDSKRWSRVGSVDILSQGSEVLNSSMRPVSSRESILTDLSTNPEAVSLHSSGSSGSTGGTLGTGTVPPSPLSPPCAIATSSHSLSQHSLPEQPPGRGQGSKEKLKKRRSRSFLKRIESLRRKDKEKADLEEKVAPQGSVAAAPGWGSLKMNVAATKASSPKRGISASFRGKKHFFSVSYRTHRLQGSGGSKGSSDSKRGAVYLEDPGAAAAAGACQHHQQPCRGGCRVYIPRDHKPGTFPKSLSIESLCPLGGSSLAHWKSGNAGAGLEGGGGSSSSAGGSSSPRGFTCRRRRGSCSSLGSRVSVYDNVPETGSSEDFCKADGEVTYENLDDILQHMWGLQQKVELWYKAISPDLAGEERGEEDEEEEEDEDDDGESDSGGEPSNLHFEERSMSDVGTSASDFDSTGNSLNEAEEMEMRERRDSGVGASLTRPCRKLRWHSFQNSHRPSLNSASLEINRQSSAQLNLLQKCSLLRLTAIMEKYSVPHKQAWTWTVPKFMKRSKVPDYRDKTVFGVPPIINVQRTGQPLPQSIQQALRYIRSQCLDQVGIFRKSGVKSRIQALRHMNETSPDHVSYEGQSAYDVADLLKQYFRDLPEPIFTSKLTDTFLQIYQFVPKEQRLQAVQAAVILMPDENREVLQTLLYFLSDIASAEENQMTAGNLAVCLAPSIFHLNVSKKESTSPRVIHKRGTMGKPDQKDLNENMAATQGLSHMITDCKKLFQVSHDILLQLSSSYMAADAYPHPLADFMCQGESKDLHSYFEQSVQNLLKESSEKFKGWLSTPGPLNTELSCKKVGDGHPLRLWKVSTEVEAPPATVLHRVLRERHLWDEDLLQSKVVEALEKNMEVYHYVTDSMAPHPRRDCVVLRRWCTDLPRGACLLISISVEHDKLLVEGGGVKAIVLMSQYLIEPSAMGRSKVTHICRADLRGRSPEWYNKVFGHLCAMELARIRDSFPALSSNGPETKI from the exons ACTCATTGTTCCCTCTCGACATCGGTGCTGTGAAGAAGGACCACAGCTTCCTGGACCAGGACTCCCTCAAATCCCTGTGCAG GAGGCTGATGACCCTGAACACGTGTGCCTCCATGAAGCTGGAAGTTCACTTTCAGCGTAAACAG AATGAAGACTCTGAGGAGGAAGACCTGTGTGCCATCAGTGACCGGTGGACTTTCCAGAGGGACAGCAAGAGGTGGTCCCGGGTGGGGTCCGTCGACATCCTCTCCCAGGGCTCTGAGGTCCTGAACTCCAGCATGAGGCCGGTGTCCAGCCGTGAGAGCATCCTCACGGACCTCAGCACCAACCCGGAGGCTGTGTCCCTGCacagcagcggcagcagcggcagcaccGGTGGCACGCTGGGCACTGGGACTGTGCCACCCAGTCCCCTGTCCCCTCCTTGTGCCATCGCCACCTCCAGCCACAGCCTGAGCCAGCACTCCTTGCCAGAGCAGCCCCCAGGCCGTGGCCAGGGCTCcaaggagaagctgaagaagCGACGGTCTCGCAGCTTCCTGAAGAGGATCGAGTCCCTCCGAaggaaggacaaggagaaaGCCGACCTGGAAGAGAAGGTGGCCCCGCAGGGCAGCGTCGCAGCCGCACCAGGATGGGGGTCCCTGAAGATGAACGTGGCAGCCACCAAGGCCAGCTCCCCTAAAAGAGGGATATCTGCCTCTTTCCGTGGCAAAAAACACTTCTTCTCGGTATCGTACAGGACTCACCGCTTGCAGGGCTCGGGTGGGAGCAAGGGGAGCTCCGACTCAAAGCGTGGTGCCGTCTACCTGGAGGACCCGGGGGCGGCTGCGGCGGCCGGAGCctgccagcaccaccagcagccgTGCCGGGGGGGCTGCCGCGTCTACATCCCCCGGGACCACAAGCCGGGCACCTTCCCCAAATCCCTCTCCATCGAGAGCTTGTGTCCCTTGGGCGGCAGCTCCCTGGCCCACTGGAAATCGGGGAATGCAGGGgcggggctggagggaggaggaggcagcagcagcagcgcggGGGGCTCGTCCTCCCCACGGGGCTTCACCTGCCGCCGGCGCCGcggctcctgcagctccctgggcagccggGTCAGCGTGTACGACAACGTGCCAGAGACTGGCAGCAGCGAGGATTTCTGCAAGGCGGACGGGGAGGTGACCTACGAGAACCTCGACGACATCCTGCAGCACATGTGGGGCCTGCAGCAGAAGGTGGAGCTCTGGTATAAAGCCATCTCCCCCGacctggctggggaggagcgGGGcgaggaggatgaggaggaggaggaggacgaggACGATGATGGGGAATCGGACTCGGGAGGAGAACCCTCCAACCTGCACTTCGAAGAGCGGTCCATGTCGGACGTCGGCACCTCTGCCAGTGACTTTGACAGCACGGGCAACTCCCTGAACGAGGCCGAGGAGATGGAGATGCGGGAGCGCCGGGACTCCGGGGTGGGAGCGTCGCTCACCAGGCCCTGCAG AAAGCTGCGCTGGCACAGTTTCCAGAACTCGCACCGGCCCAGCCTGAACTCTGCCTCCCTGGAGATCAACCGCCAGTCTTCAGCCCAGCTCAACCTGCTCCAGAAGTGCTCCCTGCTCCGCCTCACGGCCATCATGGAGAAGTACTCCGTGCCCCACAAGCAAGCCTGGACGTG GACTGTGCCCAAGTTCATGAAGCGCAGTAAAGTCCCCGACTACAGGGACAAGACAGTCTTTGGGGTGCCACCCATCATCAACGTGCAGCGGACGGGGCAGCCGCTGCCGCAGAGCATCCAGCAAGCCCTGCGCTACATCCGCAGCCAGTGTCTGGACCAG GTTGGTATTTTCCGCAAGTCAGGGGTGAAGTCCCGGATCCAGGCTCTGCGGCACATGAACGAGACCAGCCCTGACCACGTCAGCTACGAGGGGCAGTCTGCCTACGACGTGGCTGACCTGCTGAAGCAGTATTTCCGTGACCTGCCCGAGCCCATCTTCACCAGCAAGCTGACGGACACCTTCCTGCAGATCTACCAGT TCGTGCCCAAGGAGCAGCGGCTGCAGGCGGTGCAGGCGGCCGTCATCCTGATGCCCGACGAGAACCGGGAGGTTCTGCAGACCCTGCTCTACTTCCTGAGTGACATTGCTTCTGCTGAGGAGAACCAGATGACCGCCGGGAACCTGGCCGTGTGCCTGGCCCCCTCCATCTTCCACCTCAATGTGTCCAAGAAGGAAAGCACCTCTCCAAG GGTGATACACAAGAGAGGCACCATGGGGAAGCCTGACCAGAAGGACCTCAATGAGAACATGGCTGCGACGCAGGGGCTTTCCCACATGATCACTGACTGTAAGAAGCTCTTCCAG GTCTCCCATGACATCttgctccagctgagcagctcctATATGGCAGCAGATGCTTACCCCCACCCCCTGGCTGACTTCATGTGCCAGGGGGAAAGCAAGGACTTACACTCCTACTTTGAGCAGAGTGTCCAGAACCTGCTCAAAGAGTCGTCTGAGAAGTTCAAGGGGTGGCTGAGCACCCCAGGGCCCCTGAACACAGAGCTCTCCTGCAAAAAG GTTGGAGATGGGCACCCTCTGCGCTTGTGGAAGGTCTCCACAGAGGTGGAAGCCCCCCCGGCCACGGTGCTGCACCGGGTGCTCCGGGAGCGTCACCTCTGGGACGAggacctgctgcagagcaaagtgGTGGAGGCCCTGGAGAAGAACATGGAGGTCTATCACTACGTGACCGACAGCATGGCACCCCACCCACGCCGGGACTGCGTGGTGCTCCG GCGCTGGTGCACAGACCTGCCACGGGGAGCCTGCCTGCTCATCTCCATCTCGGTGGAGCACGACAAGCTGCTggtggagggaggaggtgtCAAAGCCATCGTCCTGATGTCCCAGTACCTCATCGAGCCCAGCGCCATGGGGCGTTCCAAAGTGACCCATATCTGCAGAGCTGACCTCAG GGGCCGGTCTCCCGAGTGGTACAACAAGGTCTTTGGCCACCTCTGCGCCATGGAGCTGGCAAGGATCCGAGACTCTTTCCCAGCCCTGAGTTCCAACGGCCCTGAGACAAAGATCTGA
- the STARD8 gene encoding stAR-related lipid transfer protein 8 isoform X1, producing MPLLDFFWACFKRAKCFTLPEDKKDAETEAKKACEWLRAAGFPQYAQLYEDSLFPLDIGAVKKDHSFLDQDSLKSLCRRLMTLNTCASMKLEVHFQRKQNEDSEEEDLCAISDRWTFQRDSKRWSRVGSVDILSQGSEVLNSSMRPVSSRESILTDLSTNPEAVSLHSSGSSGSTGGTLGTGTVPPSPLSPPCAIATSSHSLSQHSLPEQPPGRGQGSKEKLKKRRSRSFLKRIESLRRKDKEKADLEEKVAPQGSVAAAPGWGSLKMNVAATKASSPKRGISASFRGKKHFFSVSYRTHRLQGSGGSKGSSDSKRGAVYLEDPGAAAAAGACQHHQQPCRGGCRVYIPRDHKPGTFPKSLSIESLCPLGGSSLAHWKSGNAGAGLEGGGGSSSSAGGSSSPRGFTCRRRRGSCSSLGSRVSVYDNVPETGSSEDFCKADGEVTYENLDDILQHMWGLQQKVELWYKAISPDLAGEERGEEDEEEEEDEDDDGESDSGGEPSNLHFEERSMSDVGTSASDFDSTGNSLNEAEEMEMRERRDSGVGASLTRPCRKLRWHSFQNSHRPSLNSASLEINRQSSAQLNLLQKCSLLRLTAIMEKYSVPHKQAWTWTVPKFMKRSKVPDYRDKTVFGVPPIINVQRTGQPLPQSIQQALRYIRSQCLDQVGIFRKSGVKSRIQALRHMNETSPDHVSYEGQSAYDVADLLKQYFRDLPEPIFTSKLTDTFLQIYQFVPKEQRLQAVQAAVILMPDENREVLQTLLYFLSDIASAEENQMTAGNLAVCLAPSIFHLNVSKKESTSPRVIHKRGTMGKPDQKDLNENMAATQGLSHMITDCKKLFQVSHDILLQLSSSYMAADAYPHPLADFMCQGESKDLHSYFEQSVQNLLKESSEKFKGWLSTPGPLNTELSCKKVGDGHPLRLWKVSTEVEAPPATVLHRVLRERHLWDEDLLQSKVVEALEKNMEVYHYVTDSMAPHPRRDCVVLRRWCTDLPRGACLLISISVEHDKLLVEGGGVKAIVLMSQYLIEPSAMGRSKVTHICRADLRGRSPEWYNKVFGHLCAMELARIRDSFPALSSNGPETKI from the exons ACTCATTGTTCCCTCTCGACATCGGTGCTGTGAAGAAGGACCACAGCTTCCTGGACCAGGACTCCCTCAAATCCCTGTGCAG GAGGCTGATGACCCTGAACACGTGTGCCTCCATGAAGCTGGAAGTTCACTTTCAGCGTAAACAG AATGAAGACTCTGAGGAGGAAGACCTGTGTGCCATCAGTGACCGGTGGACTTTCCAGAGGGACAGCAAGAGGTGGTCCCGGGTGGGGTCCGTCGACATCCTCTCCCAGGGCTCTGAGGTCCTGAACTCCAGCATGAGGCCGGTGTCCAGCCGTGAGAGCATCCTCACGGACCTCAGCACCAACCCGGAGGCTGTGTCCCTGCacagcagcggcagcagcggcagcaccGGTGGCACGCTGGGCACTGGGACTGTGCCACCCAGTCCCCTGTCCCCTCCTTGTGCCATCGCCACCTCCAGCCACAGCCTGAGCCAGCACTCCTTGCCAGAGCAGCCCCCAGGCCGTGGCCAGGGCTCcaaggagaagctgaagaagCGACGGTCTCGCAGCTTCCTGAAGAGGATCGAGTCCCTCCGAaggaaggacaaggagaaaGCCGACCTGGAAGAGAAGGTGGCCCCGCAGGGCAGCGTCGCAGCCGCACCAGGATGGGGGTCCCTGAAGATGAACGTGGCAGCCACCAAGGCCAGCTCCCCTAAAAGAGGGATATCTGCCTCTTTCCGTGGCAAAAAACACTTCTTCTCGGTATCGTACAGGACTCACCGCTTGCAGGGCTCGGGTGGGAGCAAGGGGAGCTCCGACTCAAAGCGTGGTGCCGTCTACCTGGAGGACCCGGGGGCGGCTGCGGCGGCCGGAGCctgccagcaccaccagcagccgTGCCGGGGGGGCTGCCGCGTCTACATCCCCCGGGACCACAAGCCGGGCACCTTCCCCAAATCCCTCTCCATCGAGAGCTTGTGTCCCTTGGGCGGCAGCTCCCTGGCCCACTGGAAATCGGGGAATGCAGGGgcggggctggagggaggaggaggcagcagcagcagcgcggGGGGCTCGTCCTCCCCACGGGGCTTCACCTGCCGCCGGCGCCGcggctcctgcagctccctgggcagccggGTCAGCGTGTACGACAACGTGCCAGAGACTGGCAGCAGCGAGGATTTCTGCAAGGCGGACGGGGAGGTGACCTACGAGAACCTCGACGACATCCTGCAGCACATGTGGGGCCTGCAGCAGAAGGTGGAGCTCTGGTATAAAGCCATCTCCCCCGacctggctggggaggagcgGGGcgaggaggatgaggaggaggaggaggacgaggACGATGATGGGGAATCGGACTCGGGAGGAGAACCCTCCAACCTGCACTTCGAAGAGCGGTCCATGTCGGACGTCGGCACCTCTGCCAGTGACTTTGACAGCACGGGCAACTCCCTGAACGAGGCCGAGGAGATGGAGATGCGGGAGCGCCGGGACTCCGGGGTGGGAGCGTCGCTCACCAGGCCCTGCAG AAAGCTGCGCTGGCACAGTTTCCAGAACTCGCACCGGCCCAGCCTGAACTCTGCCTCCCTGGAGATCAACCGCCAGTCTTCAGCCCAGCTCAACCTGCTCCAGAAGTGCTCCCTGCTCCGCCTCACGGCCATCATGGAGAAGTACTCCGTGCCCCACAAGCAAGCCTGGACGTG GACTGTGCCCAAGTTCATGAAGCGCAGTAAAGTCCCCGACTACAGGGACAAGACAGTCTTTGGGGTGCCACCCATCATCAACGTGCAGCGGACGGGGCAGCCGCTGCCGCAGAGCATCCAGCAAGCCCTGCGCTACATCCGCAGCCAGTGTCTGGACCAG GTTGGTATTTTCCGCAAGTCAGGGGTGAAGTCCCGGATCCAGGCTCTGCGGCACATGAACGAGACCAGCCCTGACCACGTCAGCTACGAGGGGCAGTCTGCCTACGACGTGGCTGACCTGCTGAAGCAGTATTTCCGTGACCTGCCCGAGCCCATCTTCACCAGCAAGCTGACGGACACCTTCCTGCAGATCTACCAGT TCGTGCCCAAGGAGCAGCGGCTGCAGGCGGTGCAGGCGGCCGTCATCCTGATGCCCGACGAGAACCGGGAGGTTCTGCAGACCCTGCTCTACTTCCTGAGTGACATTGCTTCTGCTGAGGAGAACCAGATGACCGCCGGGAACCTGGCCGTGTGCCTGGCCCCCTCCATCTTCCACCTCAATGTGTCCAAGAAGGAAAGCACCTCTCCAAG GGTGATACACAAGAGAGGCACCATGGGGAAGCCTGACCAGAAGGACCTCAATGAGAACATGGCTGCGACGCAGGGGCTTTCCCACATGATCACTGACTGTAAGAAGCTCTTCCAG GTCTCCCATGACATCttgctccagctgagcagctcctATATGGCAGCAGATGCTTACCCCCACCCCCTGGCTGACTTCATGTGCCAGGGGGAAAGCAAGGACTTACACTCCTACTTTGAGCAGAGTGTCCAGAACCTGCTCAAAGAGTCGTCTGAGAAGTTCAAGGGGTGGCTGAGCACCCCAGGGCCCCTGAACACAGAGCTCTCCTGCAAAAAG GTTGGAGATGGGCACCCTCTGCGCTTGTGGAAGGTCTCCACAGAGGTGGAAGCCCCCCCGGCCACGGTGCTGCACCGGGTGCTCCGGGAGCGTCACCTCTGGGACGAggacctgctgcagagcaaagtgGTGGAGGCCCTGGAGAAGAACATGGAGGTCTATCACTACGTGACCGACAGCATGGCACCCCACCCACGCCGGGACTGCGTGGTGCTCCG GCGCTGGTGCACAGACCTGCCACGGGGAGCCTGCCTGCTCATCTCCATCTCGGTGGAGCACGACAAGCTGCTggtggagggaggaggtgtCAAAGCCATCGTCCTGATGTCCCAGTACCTCATCGAGCCCAGCGCCATGGGGCGTTCCAAAGTGACCCATATCTGCAGAGCTGACCTCAG GGGCCGGTCTCCCGAGTGGTACAACAAGGTCTTTGGCCACCTCTGCGCCATGGAGCTGGCAAGGATCCGAGACTCTTTCCCAGCCCTGAGTTCCAACGGCCCTGAGACAAAGATCTGA